Proteins encoded within one genomic window of Onychostoma macrolepis isolate SWU-2019 chromosome 11, ASM1243209v1, whole genome shotgun sequence:
- the LOC131548960 gene encoding uncharacterized protein LOC131548960 isoform X2: MDQETEEISTLDQQQRGLKRQRGGAKAAVTCLMTQITTAMNCNQPKEVEMKLAALDEAVRRFHEIHDMHHKTLEDDDDLDASKGYLTSVLRDVQDLQHTVLSWLDDFKPSMESSDASNFQEEQKMLDEAAQQEDRLRAEFKLQLQRAEFEMDGLKGLLELKDAEMEENRQKAELTTINKNFSTPVSGNPSLNFRPSLSAVNENSLCQLLELSRQQYQSHIDSMHLPPVDIIKFDGEPLKYWQFMRLFCSVIDKETVPDQEKLTRLHQYTVGQARDAISHCLYNPNFSLGYAEAMDILKRRFGNPYAISQAWVDKVLNHKDIKDNKQLQSFADILCSCRDTLKAMKCEEELNGGRTLLQIVEKLPEDIKKRWLIINYEIIKSGRLPKLDDIVSLVESEAAKRADPIFGNLLTHASRNSPASSKSNAKSSFNKKKQTFATVSVTNESTTSSTPKTTSGFKCPKCTDRHFLNQCQSFRALSVQERFAFVQQKQLCLNCFMKGHHSTVCTRSWVCKVPGCGKRHNSWLHSAIVASNNDKSQSTNQATEDEPAVDPPQAIQAHATRKCIMH, encoded by the exons ATGGATCAAGAAACAGAAGAAATTTCTACGCTAGATCAACAACAAAGGGGTCTCAAGCGTCAACGTGGAGGTGCAAAGGCTGCTGTGACATGCTTGATGACACAGATTACAACCGCTATGAACTGTAATCAGCCCAAAGAGGTAGAGATGAAACTTGCTGCTTTGGATGAGGCTGTTAGGCGGTTTCATGAGATTCATGACATGCACCATAAAACATTAGAAGATGATGATGACCTTGATGCTTCTAAGGGCTATTTAACGTCAGTCCTGCGGGATGTGCAAGACTTGCAGCACACAGTTTTAAGCTGGCTTGACGATTTTAAGCCATCAATGGAATCGTCTGATGCATCAAACTTCCAAGAGGAACAAAAAATGCTTGATGAAGCTG CTCAACAAGAAGATCGTCTGCGTGCAGAGTTTAAACTACAACTTCAGCGAGCTGAATTTGAAATGGATGGACTAAAAGGCTTACTGGAACTCAAAGACGCTGAGATGGAGGAAAATCGACAGAAGGCTGAATTAACgacaataaacaaaaatttcTCAACTCCTGTCTCAGGTAACCCATCCCTTAACTTTCGTCCATCACTCTCTGCAGTAAATGAGAATTCTTTATGTCAACTACTAGAGCTGTCAAGGCAACAGTATCAGTCACACATTGATTCCATGCACTTACCACCTGTTGACATCATCAAGTTCGATGGAGAACCCTTAAAGTACTGGCAGTTCATGAGATTGTTCTGCTCTGTGATTGATAAAGAGACAGTGCCAGATCAAGAGAAACTCACTCGACTGCATCAGTACACTGTCGGCCAAGCTAGAGATGCTATCTCACACTGCTTGTACAACCCCAACTTTAGCCTGGGTTATGCAGAAGCCATGGATATTCTGAAAAGACGTTTTGGCAATCCATATGCAATATCACAAGCATGGGTCGACAAGGTGCTCAATCACAAAGACATTAAAGACAACAAGCAGTTGCAAAGTTTTGCAGACATTCTGTGCAGCTGCAGAGACACTTTAAAGGCAATGAAGTGCGAGGAAGAGCTGAATGGTGGACGCACTTTGCTACAAATTGTAGAAAAGCTACCTGAAGACATAAAGAAAAGATGGCTCATAATAAACTACGAGATCATCAAGTCTGGCCGTTTGCCGAAGTTGGATGACATAGTCAGTCTTGTTGAATCTGAAGCTGCTAAGAGAGCTGATCCTATCTTCGGGAATCTTCTTACTCATGCCAGTCGAAATTCTCCAGCGAGTTCTAAATCAAATGCTAAGTCAAGTTTTAATAAGAAAAAGCAGACGTTCGCAACAGTGTCAGTTACTAATGAATCCACTACATCGTCCACACCAAAGACAACATCAGGATTTAAGTGTCCAAAGTGCACTGACAGACACTTTCTGAACCAGTGTCAATCCTTTAGAGCTCTGTCTGTTCAGGAGCGCTTCGCCTTTGTTCAACAAAAGCAACTCTGCCTGAACTGTTTCATGAAAGGTCATCACAGCACAGTCTGTACTCGCAGCTGGGTATGTAAGGTGCCTGGATGTGGGAAAAGGCACAACAGTTGGCTGCACTCTGCTATTGTAGCTTCTAATAACGACAAAAGCCAATCTACTAATCAAGCTACTGAAGATGAGCCAGCCGTTGACCCGCCACAAGCCATTCAAGCACATGCCACCAgaaaatgcataatgcattgA
- the LOC131548960 gene encoding uncharacterized protein LOC131548960 isoform X1, giving the protein MDQETEEISTLDQQQRGLKRQRGGAKAAVTCLMTQITTAMNCNQPKEVEMKLAALDEAVRRFHEIHDMHHKTLEDDDDLDASKGYLTSVLRDVQDLQHTVLSWLDDFKPSMESSDASNFQEEQKMLDEAGKPQMSPVDQLSTQFQELQNLRQKENKEFSVLLAQQEDRLRAEFKLQLQRAEFEMDGLKGLLELKDAEMEENRQKAELTTINKNFSTPVSGNPSLNFRPSLSAVNENSLCQLLELSRQQYQSHIDSMHLPPVDIIKFDGEPLKYWQFMRLFCSVIDKETVPDQEKLTRLHQYTVGQARDAISHCLYNPNFSLGYAEAMDILKRRFGNPYAISQAWVDKVLNHKDIKDNKQLQSFADILCSCRDTLKAMKCEEELNGGRTLLQIVEKLPEDIKKRWLIINYEIIKSGRLPKLDDIVSLVESEAAKRADPIFGNLLTHASRNSPASSKSNAKSSFNKKKQTFATVSVTNESTTSSTPKTTSGFKCPKCTDRHFLNQCQSFRALSVQERFAFVQQKQLCLNCFMKGHHSTVCTRSWVCKVPGCGKRHNSWLHSAIVASNNDKSQSTNQATEDEPAVDPPQAIQAHATRKCIMH; this is encoded by the coding sequence ATGGATCAAGAAACAGAAGAAATTTCTACGCTAGATCAACAACAAAGGGGTCTCAAGCGTCAACGTGGAGGTGCAAAGGCTGCTGTGACATGCTTGATGACACAGATTACAACCGCTATGAACTGTAATCAGCCCAAAGAGGTAGAGATGAAACTTGCTGCTTTGGATGAGGCTGTTAGGCGGTTTCATGAGATTCATGACATGCACCATAAAACATTAGAAGATGATGATGACCTTGATGCTTCTAAGGGCTATTTAACGTCAGTCCTGCGGGATGTGCAAGACTTGCAGCACACAGTTTTAAGCTGGCTTGACGATTTTAAGCCATCAATGGAATCGTCTGATGCATCAAACTTCCAAGAGGAACAAAAAATGCTTGATGAAGCTGGTAAACCGCAAATGTCTCCTGTAGACCAACTATCTACGCAGTTTCAAGAGCTACAGAATCtaagacagaaagaaaataaagagtTCTCTGTGCTTTTAGCTCAACAAGAAGATCGTCTGCGTGCAGAGTTTAAACTACAACTTCAGCGAGCTGAATTTGAAATGGATGGACTAAAAGGCTTACTGGAACTCAAAGACGCTGAGATGGAGGAAAATCGACAGAAGGCTGAATTAACgacaataaacaaaaatttcTCAACTCCTGTCTCAGGTAACCCATCCCTTAACTTTCGTCCATCACTCTCTGCAGTAAATGAGAATTCTTTATGTCAACTACTAGAGCTGTCAAGGCAACAGTATCAGTCACACATTGATTCCATGCACTTACCACCTGTTGACATCATCAAGTTCGATGGAGAACCCTTAAAGTACTGGCAGTTCATGAGATTGTTCTGCTCTGTGATTGATAAAGAGACAGTGCCAGATCAAGAGAAACTCACTCGACTGCATCAGTACACTGTCGGCCAAGCTAGAGATGCTATCTCACACTGCTTGTACAACCCCAACTTTAGCCTGGGTTATGCAGAAGCCATGGATATTCTGAAAAGACGTTTTGGCAATCCATATGCAATATCACAAGCATGGGTCGACAAGGTGCTCAATCACAAAGACATTAAAGACAACAAGCAGTTGCAAAGTTTTGCAGACATTCTGTGCAGCTGCAGAGACACTTTAAAGGCAATGAAGTGCGAGGAAGAGCTGAATGGTGGACGCACTTTGCTACAAATTGTAGAAAAGCTACCTGAAGACATAAAGAAAAGATGGCTCATAATAAACTACGAGATCATCAAGTCTGGCCGTTTGCCGAAGTTGGATGACATAGTCAGTCTTGTTGAATCTGAAGCTGCTAAGAGAGCTGATCCTATCTTCGGGAATCTTCTTACTCATGCCAGTCGAAATTCTCCAGCGAGTTCTAAATCAAATGCTAAGTCAAGTTTTAATAAGAAAAAGCAGACGTTCGCAACAGTGTCAGTTACTAATGAATCCACTACATCGTCCACACCAAAGACAACATCAGGATTTAAGTGTCCAAAGTGCACTGACAGACACTTTCTGAACCAGTGTCAATCCTTTAGAGCTCTGTCTGTTCAGGAGCGCTTCGCCTTTGTTCAACAAAAGCAACTCTGCCTGAACTGTTTCATGAAAGGTCATCACAGCACAGTCTGTACTCGCAGCTGGGTATGTAAGGTGCCTGGATGTGGGAAAAGGCACAACAGTTGGCTGCACTCTGCTATTGTAGCTTCTAATAACGACAAAAGCCAATCTACTAATCAAGCTACTGAAGATGAGCCAGCCGTTGACCCGCCACAAGCCATTCAAGCACATGCCACCAgaaaatgcataatgcattgA
- the LOC131548961 gene encoding uncharacterized protein LOC131548961 isoform X1, which yields MKSIPADDWAKSLHEVNIDQEDLPFERTLGVLWDVERDCFTFNVKSVDKPVTKRGVLSTTSSIYDPLGFASPFVLKAKAIFQELCRMKVDWDEELPVDIAAQWHRWLNDLPLLSALTIPRCLRPTSTSCLLPTQLHHFSDASELAYGAVSYIRIGDTCRLVMSKGRLAPIKPVSIPRLELLAAVVATELDQHIKRHLDIPIERTFFWTDSTIVLQYINNKHCRFKTFIANRISKIHERSETCQWRHIDSTSNPADDVSRGMNMEEILSSERWVSGPHFLQLEEEYWPAQPIINDLPEEAEIKRAKEVYAASIKPNQVMKNAVDRLLERYSSWHRLKRATAILLRVKALLRKKTSAHLSDPITVCELQQAELAILNYIQMASFGSSQAKPSSLLKLKPFEDENNQLLHVGGRLTNAPIPFEAKHPVILPNNHHVTQLIISHYHLRLGHAGPERVLAEIRQRFWILKGRAVINRTLKSCLQCRKLRAKPQIQQMADLPDSRVTPV from the exons ATGAAATCAATACCAGCTGATGATTGGGCAAAATCGTTACATGAGGTAAACATTGACCAAGAGGATTTGCCATTTGAACGAACATTGGGCGTCCTTTGGGATGTAGAACGAGATTGCTTCACATTTAATGTCAAGTCAGTGGACAAGCCTGTAACAAAGAGAGGAGTATTGAGCACTACCAGTTCCATCTATGATCCTTTAGGATTCGCAAGCCCTTTCGTGCTCAAGGCTAAAGCAATCTTTCAAGAGTTGTGCCGCATGAAAGTTGACTGGGACGAGGAGTTACCTGTGGACATAGCAGCACAATGGCACAGATGGTTGAACGACTTGCCTCTGTTGTCAGCACTGACAATTCCAAGATGCCTTAGACCAACATCCACTAGTTGTTTGTTACCGACCCAGCTCCATCACTTTTCTGATGCTTCGGAACTGGCTTACGGTGCTGTTTCATACATCAGGATTGGCGACACCTGCAGGCTGGTGATGTCAAAGGGCAGACTTGCTCCAATCAAGCCAGTTAGTATACCACGACTGGAGCTACTAGCAGCAGTAGTTGCTACAGAGCTGGATCAGCATATCAAGCGCCACTTGGATATTCCAATTGAAAGGACTTTCTTTTGGACAGACAGTACTATCGTACTTCAGTACATCAACAACAAGCATTGTCGCTTCAAGACGTTCATCGCTAACCGTATTTCAAAAATACATGAGCGTTCAGAAACATGCCAGTGGAGACACATTGACTCTACTTCGAACCCTGCggatgatgtctctcgaggaatgAATATGGAAGAGATTTTGTCGAGTGAACGATGGGTATCTGGTCCGCACTTCCTACAACTTGAGGAGGAATATTGGCCTGCTCAACCTATCATAAATGATTTGCCAGAGGAAGCAGAGATCAAACGAGCCAAAGAAGTCTATGCAGCTAGCATAAAACCAAATCAagtgatgaaaaatgcagtggACAGACTACTGGAACGATACTCCAGTTGGCATCGATTAAAAAGGGCTACTGCTATCCTGTTGCGTGTCAAGGCTTTGTTACGCAAGAAAACAAGTGCGCATCTTTCTGACCCCATCACTGTCTGTGAGCTCCAACAAGCAGAGTTAGCCATTCTCAACTACATACAAATGGCATCTTTTGGATCTTCTCAAGCCAAACCCAGTTCTCTTCTCAAGCTTAAACCCTTTGAGGATGAAAACAACCAACTCCTTCATGTGGGAGGAAGACTAACAAATGCCCCAATTCCCTTTGAGGCTAAACATCCAGTGATCCTACCCAACAATCATCACGTCACCCAGCTGATTATCAGTCACTACCATCTTCGCTTGGGTCATGCAGGTCCAGAGCGAGTACTTGCAGAAATTCGTCAACGTTTCTGGATATTAAAGGGACGTGCTGTCATCAACCGAACTCTCAAGTCATGTCTACAGTGTCGCAAGTTAAGAGCTAAGCCACAAATCCAGCAAATGGCAGACTTACCTGACTCTAGAGTGACACCAG TTTGA